One part of the Chryseobacterium mulctrae genome encodes these proteins:
- a CDS encoding TolC family protein, with the protein MKRINNSAIVLSLFVGMMYTNAQEKKQLSLDEAVQLGIQNSKSLKIDAAKIEEATADLLEAKNRQLPELKVSGSYMYLPIKPNIDLKLPGVSAAGGPEVHQVAYGSANLSVPIYSGGRIKYGIQSAKYLVEASKLSTENDKIAIAYNVAQAYNNLFKANQSIKVLEENLTASQKRDETFLKLENNGVIARNDRLKANLQTSNIELQLLEAKNNYNIANINMDLLLGLPETTEIEVDQNYLDESDDVKPVSFYLNEARENRKDLQALDQQRKAAELGTKSAKAENLPSIAFTGGYVAADIPKFLTIYNAVNVGVGISYNLSNLWKENSSLKQSKAREMQLSATNELLNDNIKLDVNREYQNSDYSKKRITVFEKAAVQANENYRITKNKYDNGLATMTELLDADAAQIAANVGVINAKADAALAYRKLLQTTGTLTIK; encoded by the coding sequence ATGAAGAGAATAAATAACTCAGCTATTGTACTGTCCCTTTTCGTAGGAATGATGTACACTAATGCTCAGGAGAAAAAACAGTTAAGTCTTGATGAGGCGGTACAGTTGGGAATCCAGAACAGTAAAAGTTTAAAAATAGATGCTGCCAAAATAGAAGAAGCTACAGCCGATCTTTTGGAAGCAAAAAACAGACAGCTTCCGGAATTGAAAGTTTCGGGGAGTTATATGTATCTTCCGATAAAACCGAACATTGATCTGAAACTTCCAGGAGTTTCTGCAGCAGGAGGACCGGAAGTTCATCAGGTTGCATATGGTTCGGCAAATCTTAGCGTACCTATTTACAGCGGTGGAAGAATAAAATACGGAATTCAGTCTGCAAAGTATTTGGTGGAAGCATCAAAATTGAGCACTGAAAATGATAAAATCGCCATTGCGTATAATGTAGCTCAGGCTTATAATAACTTATTTAAAGCCAACCAATCGATTAAAGTTTTAGAAGAAAATCTTACGGCTTCTCAAAAAAGAGACGAAACTTTTCTTAAGCTTGAAAATAATGGAGTGATTGCAAGAAACGACCGTTTGAAAGCAAACCTTCAGACTTCAAATATTGAACTGCAGTTATTAGAAGCTAAAAACAATTACAACATTGCCAATATCAATATGGATTTGCTTCTTGGTCTTCCGGAAACTACGGAGATCGAAGTTGATCAAAACTATTTGGATGAATCTGATGATGTAAAACCTGTTAGTTTTTATCTGAATGAAGCGAGAGAAAACCGTAAAGATCTTCAAGCTTTAGATCAGCAAAGAAAAGCCGCAGAATTGGGAACGAAATCGGCAAAAGCAGAAAATCTTCCTTCTATTGCATTTACAGGAGGTTATGTAGCAGCAGATATCCCGAAATTTTTAACGATTTATAATGCCGTGAATGTTGGAGTAGGAATTTCTTACAATCTATCTAACCTTTGGAAAGAAAATTCTTCTTTAAAGCAATCAAAAGCCAGAGAAATGCAGTTGTCTGCAACCAACGAACTGTTGAACGACAATATTAAATTAGACGTCAACAGAGAATATCAAAACTCAGATTATTCTAAAAAAAGAATTACAGTTTTCGAAAAAGCAGCGGTACAAGCTAACGAAAACTACAGAATTACAAAAAACAAATATGATAACGGTCTTGCAACCATGACAGAATTATTGGATGCAGATGCGGCTCAGATTGCTGCCAATGTTGGCGTTATCAATGCAAAAGCAGATGCTGCATTAGCGTATAGAAAACTATTGCAGACAACAGGAACTTTAACAATCAAATAA
- a CDS encoding TetR/AcrR family transcriptional regulator: MISKEENILFAAEKLFAENGFQGTSTREISKAANVNISMISYYFGSKEKLYEKLVEYRMNEGQFFSKDILERTDINEWEKIERIVDQFAGRVRHHKCFYRIMQREQLHTENPQIVEFLKETKMSFISMYSKILESGIQKGIFTKNPPIYLLHSTVSGTLFYASNAKGMYKEFLNNTEDEEAFEEKYYSELKKHIKHILKDLLGYEENK; encoded by the coding sequence ATGATTTCAAAAGAAGAAAATATATTATTCGCTGCAGAAAAACTATTTGCGGAAAATGGTTTTCAGGGAACTTCTACAAGAGAGATTTCTAAAGCTGCCAATGTAAATATTTCAATGATTTCTTATTATTTCGGTTCTAAAGAAAAGCTTTATGAGAAATTGGTGGAGTACAGAATGAATGAAGGACAGTTTTTTTCTAAAGATATTTTAGAAAGAACAGATATTAATGAATGGGAAAAAATTGAAAGAATTGTTGATCAGTTTGCTGGCAGAGTAAGGCACCACAAATGCTTTTACAGAATTATGCAGAGAGAGCAGCTTCATACAGAAAATCCTCAGATTGTGGAATTTTTAAAGGAAACTAAAATGAGTTTCATTTCCATGTATTCTAAAATTTTGGAAAGCGGAATTCAGAAAGGAATTTTCACCAAAAACCCACCCATCTATTTATTACATTCTACCGTAAGCGGAACGCTTTTTTACGCATCAAACGCCAAAGGTATGTATAAAGAATTTCTTAATAATACTGAAGATGAGGAAGCTTTTGAGGAAAAATATTATTCAGAACTCAAGAAACATATAAAACATATTTTAAAAGACCTTTTAGGTTATGAAGAGAATAAATAA
- a CDS encoding HlyD family secretion protein: protein MENNNTQVTEPKKKKSLVFPIILAVVVIGGGIFGYRSYTYGQFHEETDDAQIASNMNPVISKISGYVAEVKVKDNQFVKKGDTLVILDNKDQKMALEQAQAALSTAKSNISSAQSSTNATSKNISSSQAAVATANAQIEAAKVNVWKTAQDLKRYSVLVKDHSITEQQYEQALAAKQSADKQLQVLVDTRNQIAQQTGIASSQTEASSQQISVAGSVAKQREVDVESAKLNLSYTVIVAPEDGFVGKVPIQAGQFLQAGAQLFSLVKNDQKWVIANFKETQVAKMVEGQKVKIEIDAFPDTEFDGVVSSFSPATGSTFSILPPDNASGNFVKVVQRLPIKIDFVKLDPNIAKRLRTGMNVKAEVSLK from the coding sequence ATGGAAAATAACAATACTCAAGTAACTGAACCTAAAAAGAAAAAAAGTTTAGTTTTTCCGATCATTTTAGCCGTAGTAGTAATCGGGGGCGGAATTTTCGGTTATAGATCTTACACTTACGGTCAGTTTCATGAAGAAACGGATGATGCTCAAATCGCTTCTAATATGAACCCTGTAATTTCTAAAATCTCAGGATATGTAGCAGAAGTAAAAGTAAAAGACAATCAGTTTGTAAAAAAAGGTGATACATTGGTTATTTTAGATAACAAAGATCAGAAAATGGCTTTAGAGCAAGCTCAGGCAGCTTTGTCAACCGCAAAAAGCAATATTTCATCTGCTCAGTCTTCTACCAATGCAACTTCAAAAAATATTAGCAGCTCACAAGCAGCTGTAGCAACAGCAAATGCACAAATTGAAGCGGCAAAAGTAAACGTTTGGAAAACGGCTCAGGATTTAAAAAGATATTCAGTTCTTGTAAAAGATCATTCAATTACAGAACAGCAGTACGAACAGGCTTTAGCAGCAAAGCAATCTGCAGATAAACAATTGCAGGTTTTAGTAGATACAAGAAACCAGATTGCACAACAAACAGGAATTGCATCTTCACAAACAGAAGCAAGTTCTCAACAGATTTCAGTTGCCGGTTCGGTAGCGAAACAGAGAGAAGTGGATGTAGAAAGTGCAAAATTAAATCTTTCTTATACGGTTATCGTAGCTCCGGAAGATGGTTTTGTTGGGAAAGTTCCTATTCAGGCAGGTCAGTTTTTACAGGCAGGTGCACAATTATTTAGCTTGGTTAAAAATGATCAGAAATGGGTAATTGCAAATTTTAAAGAAACTCAGGTTGCTAAAATGGTTGAAGGACAAAAAGTGAAAATAGAAATTGATGCTTTTCCTGATACGGAATTTGACGGTGTAGTAAGCTCATTTTCTCCTGCAACAGGATCTACATTCTCAATTTTGCCTCCCGATAATGCAAGTGGAAACTTTGTAAAAGTTGTACAGAGACTTCCTATAAAAATCGATTTTGTAAAATTAGATCCAAACATTGCAAAAAGATTAAGAACAGGGATGAATGTGAAAGCAGAAGTTTCTTTAAAATAA